In Papaver somniferum cultivar HN1 chromosome 9, ASM357369v1, whole genome shotgun sequence, the genomic stretch tctcaaagaacgttatatagccgttattcacagaccatttttcgtcagagcaattttcaaagtgattgaaacataacatgactttcgtcacttggtaaagatgaattcggctaaagcgaaagcttaccaacacacatttcaagaaatagataagtgagataaactcggctcgaaatagcaaatgtgtataatgaaagtctatatatcaaaacgacttttgtctcaagagtaggagatagagtaaatagacttttgagtgacaaataagttcaagtctccacataccttttagtcgatgaagatccaccagttccttgagtagtccttcgtcttgtatgatgattgccatggagtcttgagctcaactacactttctatcctaatccaagaccttagctctaataggctagtaatcaaaacttatagttttgatcactaatattgacaaacatgcttgagatagcaacgcatgcgagttcgaccgagcaatgctctaacaatctccccctttgtcaattttagtggcaaaactattaatacatatggaatacaaaaaataaataaattaacttttgtagctcctattccacatgcctaatcttcaacattactcgaaatcttcgtcacttccaagtactccaatgatcccaaaggttgtaagtttagcatcatcgttgttgaaaatccgtagctataacaacaagaaaacaatagttctcaatcattgttatacaatgcaTAATATCATTATATaacttcaaagttcaattgtatcacaacttcaacaacaatactatggtggtatgtaccactcccccttagtcaatactccatctcacatggaaaccactcccccttacataatgatccgaaaatcatatgtatttgtagtgtgaactacatattaattctccccctttttgtcaataaaattggcaaaggtacaagaacaggatcctaatgaaatttctgaaagagacatttcatgaccaaaagaaagaacacacatcatcttttttagatgcaatcataaagccgaagctaaatgcattcatcaaggagtttaaagatacaagataacccctataatattccacagccgcactccccacaaagatttggcaattaagcgcaagttcaaaaagaaatgtcccgcataatatgtcattcctaagggaacaacaagagcgaccttaatttcgaaagagaaaagaaggatttctttggacataaaaaatcacatacaagtatgaatttgaatccaaaatattaaattaaccacaagaagttcatgattaatttagccgaaaatgctcaacacaagtaaacttatggagactgaagagcgctcaattagattaatcacaagtaaacccataattaatctaatcgaaatacacaaccaaattaaccacaaaagtaatcaatttaattggtcatactcacataaaaGAGTCTATGGAgtaatgactaagttaatcatgaaaacaatcaacccagtcattaacgttcaaacataagaagacttatggagtcataactaaataaccaaacaagatgattaacttaattGAAAattctcgacataaagtaccttacggaacaacaacatagctaataaaaaataatcaacttggttgtttaatgctcaacataagacactttacggagcctcacagtaatacataaaatatggatcagggaagatcaattactgcggaatacacaaggattcattatattttccatcaccattcgcataatgacatacaatagacataatccttgcaaacaaaagactTTAACCTAgattccatcaaagattgaaaatataggcttaacttttgtatttgtcaaaagtcaattttttttttctgaatcacatattattaattgaaaaatgaaatacaAGGATACAAATAAAAGGAAATAAACTCAACAAAACATCCAACTACATAGGCTTTGATAAACAAGAATTACTAACAGATTATATAGTAATCCACATTTGGATATTCAACTCTAATAAAAAAACTAGGCCTTCTTGTATAGACCTGCCTTTGCCCTGCATGCATTTTTGCTCCCATTTTAGCTGCAGTGTCAGTTGCAAAGTTTGTTTCCCTGTAATTGTGTAAGAAGCAAATCTCCTGTATTTGTTTTCTTGCTTTATACCATCTCATTCTCACAAACCAAGGCATCTTATTGTTTTCAAACTCTGTTATTACTGTTTTGGAATTAGAGCAAAGTAAGATCTTCTGCAATCCCCAAGTAACTGCCATTTCTATAGCACATATAACTGCATATACTTCTGATAAATAATTTGTAGCAATGCCAATACCTCCAGTTATAACTCCCAACACTTGACACAAATGATCTCTAATTACAACCCCAAAACCAGCACATCCTGGGTTTCCAACtgatgctccatcacaacaaaacaTGATAAAACCAGGACTAGGAGGGATCCAGTGACACAGTTTTATACTTTGAAATTTGATTCTTCTTGGATCAATATTAAAGTAAAGAATTACCTGTGTATCAATATCAGAATTCCATTTGTTACTTTTCATTCTGAGACTCCCTTCATAGATAGTCTTTTTGATTCTGCCTTGAAGCTCTGCATATTAGGTTTTATCTGCTGAAACCAcatcctattattttgaaaccagAGATCTCTTAAGATTTCACAGGCAACAATAATCCAGCACTCCTTGATGAAAGGATTTTTACTTTTAGCTCTGCTCCACACATCTTCAAATGTATTTGGAATTTGAAACTTGAAAATTGAGCAAATCCACAACCAAATCTGCTTACTGAAGTTACATTCCCATAATAAATGCTGCATATTATCCTGCTCTTCAGCACAGATACAACATCTTGAAGCTAACTCATAACCCCTCTCAACCATTACAGATTCATCTACATAAACACCTTGAATGATCTTCCATATATTATTTGCAATAGTTGGATGCAAATATGAATTCCATATTTTTTTATAGTGATGCAGAGGTTTCTCTTTGCTTCTTATCAAGTTAACAGCATATGAAGTAGAGAAATTACCTTTTATATCTCCTTTCCATACCAAAATATCATCACCAACACCAATTTCTGGTAGAGTATAGTTTGCAATCATTTGTTTTAGCTCCTCAGGTACTTTCCATTCCCCTTCATGAATTAAATCTGAGACTTttaaatttttattcttctttacaTACTCTGTCAAACCTACCTGCTCAAACAAAGTAGTATTTCCAAGCCATAGATCAAACCATAAggatattttcttcccattcCCAAGGCACCATCTGATGTTTTCTTTCAAGTGATTCCAAGCACTTTTTAGACCTGGCCAAATAGATGACATTTGCCAATTACTCTTCCATTGGTGATGTTTGTCTTGAAATTTGGCTTTAATGAATAAGGCCCATTCAGCTTCTGAATTTATTATCCTCCATAAAATCTTCATGAGTAAGGCTTTATTAAGGATTTCCAATCTTTGAAGATCTAAACCCCCTTCACTATATGGATAACATACCTTCTTCCATGAAAGAGTCCCATATTTTCTACTATCACCATCCCCAATCCACAAAAAATTTCTGATGATTTTTTCACAGATTTTTATCACTGACTTTGGCCACAAATAAACTGACATGTTGTAAATTGGAATACTGCTAAACACTGATTTGTTAAGAACAAGTCTGTTATGAAAAGAAAGTAGCTTACCCTTCCAGCTAGCCAACTTCTTTTTCATTAACTCCACCATAGGCCAAACAGTGGCAATTTTAACTCTGCCAGCATACAAGATGACTCCCAGATATTTTTCATGTAAACTATTTATTTCCATCTGCATCATTGCTTTAATCTGTAACTTTCTAGCAGTTGTTGTTCCATCCACAAACAGTTACTTTTGTTTAGCACCTGACCTGAAGTCTCTTGATATTCCTCCagaagtttcatcaaattttgaatgatttttttagctccattacaTAAGATGaacacatcatctgcaaaaaacatatGAGAAGGATGAATTCCATTTCTTATTACCATTGGACTTATTTTACCCTCCATTACAAGATTTTGAtatt encodes the following:
- the LOC113312413 gene encoding uncharacterized protein LOC113312413, producing the protein MKSNKWNSDIDTQVILYFNIDPRRIKFQSIKLCHWIPPSPGFIMFCCDGASVGNPGCAGFGVVIRDHLCQVLGVITGGIGIATNYLSEVYAVICAIEMAVTWGLQKILLCSNSKTVITEFENNKMPWFVRMRWYKARKQIQEICFLHNYRETNFATDTAAKMGAKMHAGQRQVYTRRPSFFIRVEYPNVDYYIIC